One genomic region from Halococcus qingdaonensis encodes:
- a CDS encoding metal-dependent hydrolase, with amino-acid sequence MNKRGHVLNAIVLSVGLACLAHPSLDAATVRAAVAIGVPVTLGALIPDVDTAFGTHRKTLHNLPVLLLFFVYPFYFGNLQFVWIGVATHYVLDLFGSKRGLALLYPLDRAEFDVPVGVSARSRYAGGLMVLITAFELAVAAALAYDLPRRLVASGLRASGLA; translated from the coding sequence ATGAACAAGCGCGGCCACGTGCTCAACGCGATCGTCCTGAGCGTCGGGCTCGCCTGTCTCGCCCACCCGTCGCTCGACGCTGCGACGGTCCGGGCGGCCGTCGCCATCGGCGTGCCCGTCACCCTCGGCGCGCTCATCCCCGACGTCGACACCGCCTTCGGCACCCACCGCAAGACGCTGCACAACCTCCCCGTCCTGCTGCTCTTCTTCGTCTATCCGTTCTACTTCGGCAACCTCCAGTTCGTCTGGATCGGCGTTGCCACCCACTACGTGCTCGATCTGTTCGGGTCGAAACGCGGGCTCGCACTGCTCTACCCGCTCGATCGCGCCGAGTTCGACGTTCCCGTCGGCGTTTCTGCACGGAGTCGCTACGCCGGCGGGCTGATGGTGCTCATCACGGCGTTCGAGCTCGCCGTCGCTGCCGCGCTCGCGTACGATCTCCCACGCCGACTCGTCGCGAGCGGCCTGCGCGCGAGCGGGCTCGCCTGA
- a CDS encoding CinA family protein translates to MTADAIERRLGDALRESDATIAVAESCTGGLVGSLLTDVPGSSDYFDRSLVTYSSRAKRALLAVSRESLDAHGAVSEPVAREMARGARDTADATWGLATTGIAGPDGGTDEKPVGTVYIGVAHAGEWGTGESTSRVEHHVFDGTRTEVKEKIARRALTAVLKALDDREQEAT, encoded by the coding sequence ATGACCGCCGACGCGATCGAACGACGGCTCGGCGACGCGCTCCGGGAGAGCGACGCGACGATCGCGGTCGCCGAATCCTGTACCGGCGGGCTCGTGGGCTCGCTGTTGACCGACGTTCCTGGATCGAGCGATTACTTCGATCGGTCGCTCGTCACCTACTCCTCGCGAGCCAAACGCGCGCTGCTGGCCGTCAGTCGCGAGAGCCTCGACGCCCACGGCGCGGTGAGCGAACCGGTCGCCCGCGAGATGGCCCGTGGCGCGCGCGATACTGCCGACGCGACCTGGGGGCTCGCCACGACCGGCATCGCGGGCCCCGACGGCGGCACCGACGAGAAACCGGTCGGCACGGTCTACATCGGTGTCGCCCACGCCGGCGAGTGGGGCACCGGCGAGTCGACGAGCAGGGTCGAACACCACGTCTTCGACGGCACGCGCACGGAGGTCAAAGAGAAGATCGCTCGACGTGCGCTCACCGCGGTGCTCAAGGCGCTCGACGATCGCGAGCAGGAAGCGACTTAG
- a CDS encoding DUF998 domain-containing protein, producing MTNSPDPTPSTRANRLAAAFGVFSIVVALGAITVAILLSTRFTFSTSALSDLGRASWASTAVFNYGLLFSGVLALPFAVVLAKNARTLLHAAGSLAFALAAVSLSLIGVFALPAPEHGLVAVGFFLAFTVAFVFDGVGDVRTGTRARGLATLALALVHVLGWAVWFGAGTPGGLALPELVGSACLSVWVLATAARLW from the coding sequence ATGACGAATTCGCCCGACCCGACACCGTCCACACGAGCGAACAGGCTCGCCGCGGCGTTCGGCGTGTTCTCGATCGTCGTCGCGCTCGGGGCGATCACCGTCGCCATCTTGCTCTCGACGCGATTCACGTTTTCGACGAGCGCGCTGTCCGATCTCGGACGTGCGAGTTGGGCCTCGACGGCCGTGTTCAATTACGGACTACTCTTTTCGGGCGTGCTCGCGCTCCCGTTCGCCGTCGTCCTCGCTAAGAACGCCCGCACGCTGCTCCACGCTGCCGGCAGCCTCGCCTTCGCGCTGGCGGCGGTCTCCCTCTCATTGATCGGCGTCTTCGCGCTGCCGGCTCCCGAGCACGGGCTCGTGGCGGTCGGCTTCTTCCTCGCGTTCACCGTCGCGTTCGTTTTCGACGGCGTTGGCGACGTGCGTACTGGCACACGGGCTCGCGGTCTCGCGACGCTCGCGCTGGCGCTCGTCCACGTTCTCGGCTGGGCGGTGTGGTTCGGGGCAGGCACGCCGGGCGGGCTGGCGCTGCCGGAGCTCGTCGGCTCGGCCTGTCTCTCGG
- a CDS encoding pyridoxal phosphate-dependent aminotransferase: MEYQTPQFFRLMQYAAAAERDVVELVSGGPDWNAPSAIGEGLHEFADLDGNDYQYPPSAGLAELREEIAARRGVAIENVVVTNGAGEANSLALAAALDRDAGTEVLLTDPVYPYYPGKTQLFGGVPRYVPVDADGSLDPAAVRERASDETAAIVVNTPNNPTGAVYGEETMAELVEIAAAHDAILVSDEVYDHFDYTGKFASALAVDSSHRIVTNAFSKSMAITGFRVGYGVFPDELVDGVRSRHMLVNVAGSRPAQYAVLRALRGTGPEYYERNRERLVRRIDSFTAALDDAGAEYTTPDGGFYVMARFPGFPGTMTNAERLIDEAGVAAMPGETFGEARADWFRFALVSPEIETAGRRLVDFFG; this comes from the coding sequence ATGGAGTATCAGACGCCGCAGTTCTTCCGGCTGATGCAGTACGCGGCGGCCGCCGAGCGGGACGTCGTCGAACTGGTCAGCGGCGGGCCCGACTGGAACGCACCCTCGGCGATCGGCGAGGGGCTCCACGAATTCGCCGATCTGGACGGCAACGACTATCAGTACCCGCCGAGCGCGGGGCTCGCGGAGCTCCGCGAGGAGATCGCCGCCCGACGCGGCGTCGCCATCGAGAACGTCGTCGTCACCAACGGGGCCGGCGAGGCGAACTCGCTCGCGCTGGCGGCGGCGCTCGACCGCGACGCGGGCACGGAGGTGCTGCTCACCGATCCGGTCTACCCCTACTACCCCGGCAAAACACAGCTGTTCGGCGGCGTTCCCCGCTACGTCCCGGTCGACGCCGACGGCTCGCTCGATCCCGCTGCCGTCCGCGAGCGCGCGAGCGACGAGACGGCCGCCATCGTCGTCAACACGCCGAACAACCCGACGGGCGCGGTCTACGGCGAGGAAACGATGGCCGAACTGGTCGAAATCGCCGCGGCGCACGACGCGATTCTCGTGAGCGACGAGGTGTACGACCACTTCGATTATACGGGGAAGTTCGCGAGCGCGCTCGCGGTCGATTCGTCACACCGGATCGTGACGAACGCCTTCTCGAAGTCGATGGCTATCACGGGCTTTCGTGTCGGCTACGGTGTCTTTCCGGACGAACTGGTTGATGGGGTGCGCAGTCGCCACATGCTCGTCAACGTCGCCGGGAGCCGACCCGCCCAGTACGCCGTTCTCCGCGCGCTCCGTGGAACTGGCCCCGAGTATTACGAGCGCAATCGCGAGCGCCTCGTGCGCCGCATCGACAGCTTCACCGCCGCGCTCGACGACGCCGGGGCGGAGTACACCACCCCCGACGGCGGGTTCTACGTGATGGCGCGCTTTCCGGGGTTTCCTGGAACGATGACGAACGCCGAGCGGCTCATCGACGAGGCCGGCGTCGCCGCCATGCCCGGCGAAACCTTCGGCGAGGCGCGCGCCGATTGGTTCCGGTTCGCGCTCGTCTCACCCGAGATCGAGACGGCGGGTCGCCGACTCGTCGACTTCTTCGGCTGA
- a CDS encoding PGF-CTERM sorting domain-containing protein → MTAGRTVGVCVVVFALLAAGVAGTASAQSAPTPIDSCRTIADDGEYVLTADIANSSQSTCIQILSSDVTFDGGGHTIGGANANDSVGVKVNNSLTSLSNVTVRNVSTTGWTTGVQYLDVANGSIEDVTANGNDRHGIRLRAANDARVENVTATDNGRWSLYTVGNTTVTGTGFATGSTDNASFTASDVALTGVGSPPGGLDNRSTVGQRLGAVATGDNSSLRLGIGYDEANVTRANVTENSLRMWRFEGNWSQPDGVNFVNIEQDRVVAEVENVDNASVLAPVGDVQTPTPTPTPTATATEAAANTTSSSNGPGFGIGLALVAVLASAFVLLRRDQ, encoded by the coding sequence ATGACTGCAGGCAGAACCGTCGGCGTCTGTGTGGTCGTTTTCGCGCTGCTCGCGGCGGGCGTCGCCGGCACCGCGAGCGCACAGAGCGCGCCGACGCCGATCGACTCGTGTCGGACGATCGCCGACGACGGCGAGTATGTGCTCACCGCCGACATCGCGAACAGCTCCCAGTCGACGTGCATCCAGATCCTGTCGAGCGACGTCACCTTCGACGGTGGCGGCCACACGATCGGGGGCGCGAACGCCAACGATAGCGTCGGTGTGAAGGTGAACAACTCGCTGACGAGCCTCTCGAACGTCACCGTCAGAAACGTCTCGACGACCGGCTGGACGACCGGCGTCCAGTATCTCGATGTCGCGAACGGCAGCATCGAGGACGTCACCGCGAACGGCAACGACCGCCACGGCATCCGCCTGCGCGCCGCGAACGACGCACGCGTCGAGAACGTCACCGCGACCGACAACGGCCGCTGGAGCCTCTACACCGTCGGCAACACGACCGTCACCGGCACTGGCTTCGCGACGGGCTCGACGGACAACGCCTCGTTCACCGCTAGCGACGTCGCGCTCACGGGCGTCGGCTCGCCGCCGGGCGGGCTCGACAACCGCTCGACGGTCGGCCAGCGCCTCGGCGCGGTCGCCACGGGCGACAACAGCTCGCTCCGGCTCGGCATCGGCTACGACGAGGCGAACGTGACGCGCGCGAACGTGACCGAGAACAGCCTCCGGATGTGGCGCTTCGAGGGCAACTGGAGCCAGCCCGACGGCGTGAACTTCGTCAACATCGAGCAGGACCGCGTCGTCGCCGAGGTGGAGAACGTCGACAACGCGAGCGTGCTCGCCCCGGTCGGCGACGTCCAGACGCCGACGCCGACACCGACTCCGACCGCCACGGCGACCGAGGCAGCCGCCAACACGACGAGCAGTTCCAACGGACCGGGCTTCGGGATCGGACTCGCGCTCGTCGCGGTTCTCGCGAGCGCGTTCGTCCTCCTGCGCCGGGATCAGTAG
- a CDS encoding PHP-associated domain-containing protein codes for MTPNESFRVDPHVKVLDERVVRRAKRYGLDALVYAPHFTQLADVRAKAREHSDDELLVIPGRELFTGSWRNRRHVLAFGLDEPIPDFLTLAGTMAELRRQNAVVLVPHPEFLNVSLDRETIDRYRELVDAVEIYNPKHWAHHNRRARSIAASLSLPTFGSSYAHRERTVGEVWTAFERAIGGVDDLLTAFREGIARRVEHRSGAIHRLRSAAEFAHLGYENSVTKFDRLVLSGTEPTHPEQDYYEGRFDDVRVY; via the coding sequence GTGACGCCGAACGAGTCGTTTCGCGTCGATCCGCACGTCAAGGTCCTCGACGAGCGGGTCGTCCGCCGAGCCAAACGGTACGGTCTCGACGCGCTGGTCTACGCGCCGCATTTCACCCAGCTGGCCGACGTCCGCGCGAAAGCACGCGAACACAGCGACGACGAGCTCCTGGTGATCCCGGGTCGCGAACTGTTCACGGGGTCGTGGCGCAACCGCCGGCACGTCCTCGCGTTCGGACTCGACGAGCCGATCCCCGATTTCCTCACGCTCGCGGGCACGATGGCCGAACTCCGCCGCCAGAACGCGGTCGTGCTGGTTCCTCATCCCGAATTCCTGAACGTGAGTCTCGATCGCGAAACCATCGACCGGTATCGCGAGCTCGTCGACGCCGTCGAGATCTACAACCCGAAACACTGGGCCCACCACAACCGCCGCGCGCGCTCGATCGCCGCCTCGCTCTCGCTCCCGACGTTCGGTTCCTCGTACGCCCACCGCGAGCGGACGGTCGGCGAGGTCTGGACCGCGTTCGAGCGGGCGATCGGCGGGGTGGACGACTTGTTGACGGCGTTTCGCGAGGGAATCGCCCGGCGCGTCGAACACCGATCGGGCGCGATCCATCGTCTGCGGAGCGCCGCTGAGTTCGCCCACCTGGGCTACGAAAACAGCGTGACGAAGTTCGATCGGCTTGTCCTCTCCGGCACCGAGCCAACCCACCCCGAACAGGACTACTACGAAGGGCGATTCGACGACGTGCGAGTCTACTGA